One Deltaproteobacteria bacterium genomic window, CCGACCAGAAGTAATGCCACACTACTCAGCGTGAACATGCGAATACGAAACAGCGACAGATCGAGGATCGGACTGGCCGTGGTGCTTTCACGATAGAGAAAGCCGGCGAAGACAATCACGAAGGCAATCATCAATACGCCGCGTAGCGCCGGCGACAACGATTCCATGATGCGATGATCGACGCAGGCGACCAGCGAAGTGGTCGCGGCGATCAGCAGCAGCGCGCCGAGATAATCGATGGTCCGCTGCGCGCCCGTGACCGGCTGGGGCGGCGGCACGTTGCCTTTCATGCGATTGATCACCGTCAACACCATGCCGCACATGGCGATTGGTATCAGCGCGAAAAACACCGCGCGCCAATGAATATAGTCGATCAGCAAGCCGCCCATGCTCGGGCCGATCAACACGCCGGTGTGAAACGCCGTGGTCATGAAGCCCTGGGCCCTGCCGGTCGACTCTTTAGGCAACGCTTCCATCGCCAGCGCCCGCCCCTGGGACTGCGTCATCGACGCGCCGACGCCTTGGAACATGCGAAACAAAATCAGCTGCGTGACGTTTTGCGACAAGCCGCAGGCGAGCGCCGCCAGCGACGAAACGATCAAACCGAGACCGAAGAGCGTGTGGCGCCCATAAATATCGCCAATACGGCCAAATATTAACGACAAACTGATTTGCGAAATCTGATAGGCGATCACCGCCCAAGAAATGCCGACGATGGTGGTCTGCAGACTATTCGCCATCGTCGGCAGCGACACGGAAAAAATCCGGCTCGACGTGCCGGCGAGAAAATTTCCCAGCGCCGCATTACAGAGCAGCAGCCAATTGATTTGCGCGGTGGTCATGACCAGTAGTTTTCGACGATTTCGATGCAGCCAGCCAAAGCGCTTTCGACATCGGCCGTAGTTGGTTCCAATGCATGGCGCGCTTGAGCAAACGCTTTCAAGCGCTCGGCTTCAGTGATCGTAAGCAAATTTTTCGCCGCGGCGGCAGGCACTAAATCCAACGAACTCTGCGCCGACCATTGCGACAGCTGCAAGCGCGCCTTCAACCAATCCGCTAGCGCTTGATCGCACAACACCAACGCATCCCGCGGCGCCAAACCGCCCACCGACCAGCCATTGAGCGCCCGGCTCAGCATACGAATCGCCCGCCCCTCCGCCGAGTGATGGCCGCACAGCCGTTCTTTCTCGGCAAGGTTGGCGAACGTAGATTGAGCATCGAATGCCATAACAACATGAAACAGCAACTATGTTGTGACATAATTCACCACGAAGTTCACGAAGGACACGAAGGTTTCTGACAATAAGAACTCCGAACTTCGTGCGCTTCGCGCCTTCGTGGTGAAACCAATTTGAGGTTGACAGCACCACGCGGCAATAACTAAGGTGAGGCCAATCAATAAACTTAAATGGAGGACACGACATGGAACCCCTACCCCGCGGCGCGAATTTTCAACGGGCCTTGATGCTTTGGGAAATCGGTCTGCATATCGCCGGCGATTCCACCACGCCTTACTACGGCCCACGCGACATGTGCATCACCGTCGGCAGCGGCTCCAATGAAACGATCAAGCCATGGTTGCGCATGTCGACCGGCTCGCCAATCTTGGCCCACGGCATCTGTCGCGGCGATCTTGAAGTCGCGATGATCAATCCCTCCGGTCTGCTTACCCAAGCCCACCGCGGCACCGGTTTATTTCCCGCGCCACTGCCGGTGCGTATCTTAGCGGTCTATCCATCCCTCGATCATTTCGTCTACGTGGTTCATCCACGCACGGGACTCAAATCGTTGGCCGAGATCAAAGCGAACAAATATCCATTGCGCTTGTCGATCCGCGAAGACGCCACTCACTCCACTCGCGTGCTGGTGGACCAAACCTTGGCCGCCTACGGTATGACCATCAAAGACATCGAGTCGTGGGGCGGCAGTTTGCAATTGAACGGCGGCCCCGGCGACCAGCGCCGGCTCGACGCGCTGCGCGATGAAAGTATCGACGCGATCTTCGACGAAGGCTTGCCGCTGTGGTTTGAAGCGGCGCTGACCGCCGGCATGAAGCCGATCACGCTCGAAGATGCTGCGTTCAAATATCTCGTCGACGATCTCGGCTGGCGCCGCTACACGATCAAACCCGGCCGCTTCAAAGGCTTGGATCGAGATTACAGCTGCATCGACTACAGCGGCTGGCCGCTCTATACCCGCGCCGCGCTCCCCGACGGCGACGCCTACAAAATCTGCGACGCCCTAGCCGCCCGCAAAGAGCAAATGTTTTGGGAAGACTCTTACACCGGCATCGGCCAGTTGGGTGAAAACACCGACGCCACCCCGCGCGACGTACCGCTCCACCCTGGGGCGGAGAAATGGTACCGCGAACATGGCTTTAAAGTTTAACGAAGCAGATTGATTTCACCACAGAGCACAAAGATGTCTAAGAAAAACTTTCTCTGTGTGCTCTGTACTCTCTGCGGTGAAATATCCGACTAACTCCCAGGCAAAATTCCACCGTGTGCCGCCAGACCAACGCCGCCCTAGAACCAACTCAGCGCCCCAACTCCTGGGCGACCTGGCGGGTTAGCGTGAAGTCGGCTAGGTCAGCGGGTTTCGCGGTAACTTTCATTTTGCTTTGCTCGGCGATGCGGTTGAGTTCGATTTGAATTTCGCCGTCGCTCAACCAAAGCGTCGGATTGAGCGTCTCCATGATCGCGTCATAGCAGGATTCGGCGACATCTTTTTCCATTTTGTATTGCGAGATGATGAAGCCCACGGTGTCCGCTCTGCGCGCCTTGGCGAAATCCACCGCTTTAATCACGGCGCGGAGCGCGCGGCGAATTTTTTGCGGCTCCTTGGCCAATTTTTCCGTCGTCGTGACCAGGCCGGTGGTCGGCGCGACGTTGATCACATCGCTAGCCCTAACCAAATCGCGATAACCCTGCCGCTTGGCGAGAATGCTGTAGGGCGGTGTCAGCGCCACCGCGGGCATGCCGCCCTGCTGCAAAGTCAAATAGCCGTTGGCGACGTCGCCGGTGGAAACCAGCTGCACGTCTTTATCGACGCCGGAAGGCTTGAGCGCTTCGAGCACTTGATAGAACTGCGTGCCCCAGTTGCCGCCGACGCCAATCATTTTGCCGCGCAGATCTTCGACTCGCAGTATGTTTTTTTGCGCGACGATCCACAGATCGGCCTTCTTGGTGATGTTGAGCACCATTTTGAGCGGTGCGCCGTTGACCGCCGCGCGCAGCGCCGAACCACCGGCGGTGGTGAAGTCGATGCTGCCAGTCGCCAAGGCGGCAACCCCTGTGTTGGTGCGCATGACGATAATTTCGGCGGTCAAACCCTCGCGCGCAAAGAATCCTTCTTTGGCGGCGAGCTGAACCGGCCAAGATGCTAAACCCGGCGACGATGGCGAGATGCGAACGCGCTCTTGGGCGGCAACGGGATTGAAGTCAACCTGAAATACAATGAGGCCGAATAGCGCGACCAAAAGATTTCGCGCTAACCCTAAACTCAAACCCCGAAACCCGAAACTCCTAAATCCCATACAGCGCCTTGGCATTGTCGTAGAGAATCTTGTCGATGATGCGCGGTTCGACTTCGCCTTTCTCCTTGATCGTGCGCAGCGCGGCGATTTCAGACGAGGTATCGTTGTGGCCGTAGTCCGAACCGATGACGATGTTGTCTTCGCCGGAATATTTCAGCACGTAGGGTAGATCGTCGTCGGTTTGGCAGGCCACGTACACGTGATTGTCGCGGATCAGATTGCGCGCCGCCATGTTGTCGGCGCGGTCGAAGCGCCGGGCGATTTCCACTGCCATGTAGGGCACCCACTGGGCACGCACTTCGATGAAGCCAAATCGGAGATTGGGAAATTTCTTCGGCACGCCGTCGTGTACGATGGCGTGAAACGCCGAGAGCACCGGCGCCTTGAAGCGCATGAAGCCGCTCTCGCCGTCGAACATTTGCACCCAGTCGAAGTTACCTGTGGAGGCATGGACGCAGATCGGCAGCCCGGCGATCTCCGCCGCTTGGTACAGCGGAAAGAAAAAGGGGTGGCTCAGCCGCTTGTCGGCGATCAGGCCGCGCATAAAAATCCCGCAGGCGCCGTGCGCCTTGGCGAAACGCACTTCTTCCACCGCGCTATCGATGTCGATCACCGGCACCACCGCAATCCATTCGAGCCGTCCCTCGCCCTTGGCGCAAATATCGATGAGCCACTGATTGTAACTGCGGCAGATAGCGTTCTCGACCTCCGCCTTGGCCGTCAGCGGTCGCAGGAATAGA contains:
- a CDS encoding MFS transporter, with translation MTTAQINWLLLCNAALGNFLAGTSSRIFSVSLPTMANSLQTTIVGISWAVIAYQISQISLSLIFGRIGDIYGRHTLFGLGLIVSSLAALACGLSQNVTQLILFRMFQGVGASMTQSQGRALAMEALPKESTGRAQGFMTTAFHTGVLIGPSMGGLLIDYIHWRAVFFALIPIAMCGMVLTVINRMKGNVPPPQPVTGAQRTIDYLGALLLIAATTSLVACVDHRIMESLSPALRGVLMIAFVIVFAGFLYRESTTASPILDLSLFRIRMFTLSSVALLLVGVAQVMIGFVMPFYLQEVLHLKPSFIGLLFVSAPIFTVTLSPLVGRAVDKMGPRVPGTIGISFLAAAGFFGSYLRADSHWLAAVGVLALWGLATALFFTANHTAMITSVPNEHRGVATGAIYVMFGLGTTFGVSLATLLLTTAFRYYTGDPTATPTAANPEMFVRAMNFSFLVGGSMALLAMLSSALRGERKEQTH
- a CDS encoding ABC transporter substrate-binding protein, whose protein sequence is MPRRCMGFRSFGFRGLSLGLARNLLVALFGLIVFQVDFNPVAAQERVRISPSSPGLASWPVQLAAKEGFFAREGLTAEIIVMRTNTGVAALATGSIDFTTAGGSALRAAVNGAPLKMVLNITKKADLWIVAQKNILRVEDLRGKMIGVGGNWGTQFYQVLEALKPSGVDKDVQLVSTGDVANGYLTLQQGGMPAVALTPPYSILAKRQGYRDLVRASDVINVAPTTGLVTTTEKLAKEPQKIRRALRAVIKAVDFAKARRADTVGFIISQYKMEKDVAESCYDAIMETLNPTLWLSDGEIQIELNRIAEQSKMKVTAKPADLADFTLTRQVAQELGR